Proteins co-encoded in one Ponticoccus alexandrii genomic window:
- a CDS encoding helix-turn-helix domain-containing protein produces MRLLRAEKGWSQERLAEEAGLNRTYLSAVERSEQNISIDNLYRVAKGLGVEAHTLLTHRD; encoded by the coding sequence ATGCGGCTGCTACGTGCTGAGAAAGGGTGGTCTCAGGAACGCCTTGCCGAGGAGGCAGGCCTCAACAGGACCTATTTGAGTGCTGTAGAGCGGTCTGAACAGAATATCTCGATCGACAACCTCTACCGTGTCGCCAAGGGGCTCGGCGTCGAGGCCCATACCTTGCTGACACACCGGGATTAG
- a CDS encoding adenosylcobalamin-dependent ribonucleoside-diphosphate reductase, whose amino-acid sequence MTRFAAPIAEQIWDMKYRLKEADGTPIDLSVEDTWRRIARALAAVETDPAAWEPRFYSALEDFRYLPAGRITAGAGTDRSVTLFNCFVMGTIPDTMAGIFDMLKEAALTMQQGGGIGYDFSTIRPKGAVVHGVAADASGPLSFMDVWDAMCRTIMSAGSRRGAMMATMRCDHPDIEAFIGAKADSARLRMFNLSVLVTDAFMEAVKADGPWDLQFDGRVYHTLQARDLWNRIMKATYDYAEPGVIFIDRINQANNLNYVETIAATNPCGEQPLPPYGACLLGSVNMARLVTDPFTEAARLDEEALAELVACAVRMMDNVVDASRFPLPQQAEEAKNKRRIGLGVTGLADALLMCGLRYGSEEAAAVTEAWLKAIARASYLASVDLAKEKGAFPLFDAEKYLASGNMMQMDEDVREAVRTHGIRNALVTSIAPTGTISLYAGNVSSGIEPVFAYAYTRKVLQKDGSRTEEEVVDYAVQMYRAVHGEDAALPDYFVNAQTLAPLEHVRMQAAAQKWVDSSISKTINCPEDIDFQSFKDVYMEAYETGCKGCTTYRPNDVTGSVLSVAEEKKEAPEVVANSDAEPQTPHGDVIYMSEPFDRPEHLEGNTYKLKWPDSEHAIYLTINDIIVGGHRRPFEVFINSKNMEHFAWTVALTRMISAVFRRGGDVSFVVEELKAVFDPRGGAWVKGKYIPSILAAIGGVIERHMIETGFLEGEGMGLKTDPTAKVVGLDAPRGKACPSCGQFSMMMVEGCMTCASCGHSKCG is encoded by the coding sequence ATGACCCGCTTTGCCGCCCCCATTGCAGAACAGATCTGGGACATGAAATACCGCCTCAAGGAGGCGGACGGCACGCCCATCGACCTGTCGGTCGAGGATACATGGCGCCGGATCGCCCGGGCGCTGGCGGCGGTCGAAACCGACCCGGCGGCCTGGGAGCCGCGTTTCTACTCCGCGCTCGAGGATTTCCGCTACCTGCCCGCAGGTCGCATCACGGCAGGGGCCGGGACCGACCGCTCTGTCACGCTGTTCAACTGCTTCGTCATGGGCACCATCCCCGACACCATGGCCGGCATCTTCGACATGCTGAAGGAGGCCGCGCTGACCATGCAGCAGGGCGGGGGCATCGGCTACGACTTCTCGACCATCCGCCCCAAGGGCGCCGTCGTGCATGGCGTGGCCGCCGATGCCTCTGGCCCGCTGTCCTTCATGGACGTCTGGGACGCCATGTGCCGCACGATCATGTCCGCGGGCTCGCGCCGGGGCGCGATGATGGCGACCATGCGCTGCGACCACCCGGACATCGAGGCCTTCATCGGCGCCAAGGCCGACAGCGCCCGCCTGCGGATGTTCAACCTGTCGGTGCTGGTGACGGATGCCTTCATGGAGGCGGTCAAGGCCGACGGGCCGTGGGACCTGCAGTTCGACGGTCGCGTCTACCACACGCTTCAGGCGCGCGACCTGTGGAACCGGATCATGAAGGCGACCTACGATTACGCCGAGCCGGGCGTGATCTTCATCGACCGCATCAATCAGGCGAACAACCTGAACTACGTCGAGACCATCGCCGCCACCAACCCCTGCGGCGAGCAGCCCCTGCCGCCCTATGGCGCCTGCCTGCTGGGCTCGGTCAACATGGCGCGGCTGGTGACGGATCCCTTCACCGAGGCCGCCCGTCTGGACGAAGAGGCGCTGGCCGAACTGGTCGCCTGTGCCGTGCGGATGATGGACAACGTGGTGGACGCCTCGCGCTTCCCCCTGCCGCAGCAGGCCGAGGAGGCGAAGAACAAGCGCCGCATCGGGCTGGGCGTCACCGGTCTGGCGGATGCCCTGCTGATGTGCGGGCTGCGCTACGGCTCGGAAGAGGCGGCGGCGGTGACCGAGGCATGGCTGAAGGCGATCGCGCGGGCCTCCTATCTGGCGTCGGTGGACCTTGCGAAGGAGAAGGGGGCGTTCCCGCTCTTCGATGCCGAGAAATACCTCGCCTCGGGCAACATGATGCAGATGGACGAGGACGTGCGCGAAGCGGTGCGCACCCACGGCATCCGCAACGCGCTGGTCACCTCGATTGCGCCGACGGGGACGATCTCTTTGTACGCGGGCAATGTGTCGAGCGGGATCGAGCCGGTCTTTGCCTATGCCTATACCCGCAAGGTCCTGCAGAAGGACGGCTCGCGGACCGAGGAAGAGGTGGTCGATTACGCGGTGCAGATGTACCGCGCCGTCCACGGCGAGGACGCGGCGCTGCCCGACTATTTCGTAAACGCCCAGACGCTGGCGCCCCTGGAGCACGTCCGCATGCAGGCGGCGGCGCAGAAGTGGGTGGATTCGTCGATCTCCAAGACCATCAACTGCCCCGAGGACATCGACTTCCAGTCCTTCAAGGACGTCTACATGGAGGCCTACGAGACCGGCTGCAAAGGCTGCACCACGTACCGTCCGAACGACGTGACCGGCAGCGTGCTGAGCGTGGCGGAGGAGAAAAAGGAGGCCCCCGAAGTCGTCGCCAACAGCGACGCCGAGCCTCAGACCCCGCATGGCGATGTGATCTACATGTCCGAGCCCTTCGACCGGCCCGAGCATCTGGAGGGCAACACCTACAAGCTGAAATGGCCAGACAGCGAGCACGCCATCTACCTGACGATCAACGACATCATCGTCGGCGGGCACAGGCGGCCCTTCGAGGTCTTCATCAACTCCAAGAACATGGAGCATTTCGCCTGGACGGTGGCCCTGACGCGCATGATCTCCGCCGTCTTCCGGCGCGGCGGCGACGTGTCCTTCGTGGTCGAGGAGTTGAAGGCGGTCTTCGACCCGCGCGGCGGGGCCTGGGTGAAGGGCAAGTACATCCCCTCGATCCTCGCCGCCATCGGTGGCGTGATCGAGCGCCACATGATCGAGACCGGGTTCTTGGAAGGCGAAGGCATGGGCCTGAAGACCGACCCGACCGCCAAGGTCGTCGGCCTCGACGCCCCCCGCGGCAAGGCCTGCCCGAGCTGCGGCCAGTTCTCGATGATGATGGTGGAAGGCTGCATGACCTGCGCGTCTTGCGGGCATTCGAAATGCGGGTGA
- a CDS encoding DUF1489 family protein, translating into MAPVTHLIKLSVGTDSVETLAAWQASAPARGADELPRHVTRMWPRREAEVLAGGSIYWVIKGLIQCRQRVLAMERVSGSDGTERCALVLDPQLVRTTSTQKRPFQGWRYLSPEDAPRDLPEGRQAEDTLPPELAGALAEIGVL; encoded by the coding sequence TTGGCCCCAGTCACCCATCTCATCAAGCTGTCCGTCGGAACGGACTCGGTCGAGACGCTGGCAGCGTGGCAGGCCTCGGCCCCGGCGCGGGGCGCCGACGAGTTGCCGCGCCACGTCACCCGCATGTGGCCCCGGCGCGAGGCCGAGGTGCTGGCCGGCGGGTCCATCTACTGGGTGATCAAGGGGTTGATCCAGTGCCGCCAGCGCGTGCTGGCGATGGAACGGGTCAGCGGCAGCGATGGCACCGAGCGCTGTGCGCTGGTGCTCGATCCGCAACTGGTCCGCACCACCAGCACGCAAAAACGCCCCTTTCAGGGCTGGCGCTACCTCTCCCCCGAGGATGCGCCGCGCGACCTGCCCGAAGGCCGTCAGGCCGAAGACACCCTGCCGCCGGAACTGGCCGGGGCGCTGGCCGAGATCGGCGTGCTTTAG
- a CDS encoding YdcF family protein has translation MTDADERPVAVVLGAAVWPGGMASPTLRRRAEEAARLWLEGRVRLVVGCGGVGRHGPSEAEVIRAICVGLGVPAAAVLVEARSTTTEQNLMYARPLLTAAGAGRIVIVTDRYHLPRARLVARRMGLDAGGAWPRVPGPLTSHRVWLWLREGGAYLGYALQGRGRD, from the coding sequence ATGACGGATGCGGACGAGCGGCCCGTGGCGGTGGTGCTGGGGGCGGCGGTGTGGCCGGGTGGCATGGCCTCGCCGACGCTGCGGCGCCGGGCTGAAGAGGCGGCGCGGCTATGGCTGGAGGGCCGGGTGCGGCTGGTCGTGGGCTGTGGCGGCGTCGGGCGCCACGGTCCGTCAGAGGCCGAGGTCATCCGGGCGATCTGCGTCGGGCTGGGGGTGCCCGCCGCGGCGGTTCTGGTCGAGGCGCGTTCGACCACGACAGAGCAGAACCTGATGTATGCGCGGCCCCTTCTGACGGCGGCGGGCGCGGGCCGGATCGTCATCGTCACGGATCGCTATCACCTGCCGCGGGCGCGGCTGGTGGCGCGGCGGATGGGATTGGATGCCGGGGGCGCCTGGCCGCGCGTGCCCGGCCCGCTGACGTCGCACCGCGTCTGGCTTTGGCTGCGCGAGGGCGGCGCCTATCTGGGCTATGCCCTGCAGGGCCGGGGCCGCGACTGA
- the yghU gene encoding glutathione-dependent disulfide-bond oxidoreductase, with product MTQAYTPPRVWTWEKANGGEWASLNRPIAGATHDKVLPVGDHPFQLYSLATPNGQKVTILLEELLAAGHAAEYDAWLIRIGEGDQFGSGFVEVNPNSKIPALMDRSGETPVRVFESGAILMHLAEKFGAFLGDSAKRPEMLSWLFWQMGSAPYLGGGFGHFYAYAPYKMEYPIDRFAMEVKRQLDVLDRHLADNRFMTGDDYTIADIAIWPWYGRTVHGESYDAGEFLDVGIYKNVIRWADEILERPAVQRGRMVNKTSGDPTQQLHERHDASDFDTKTQDKIG from the coding sequence ATGACCCAAGCATATACACCGCCCCGCGTCTGGACCTGGGAGAAAGCCAACGGCGGCGAGTGGGCCTCTCTTAATCGCCCAATTGCGGGCGCCACCCATGACAAGGTGCTGCCGGTCGGCGACCATCCCTTCCAGCTGTACAGCCTCGCCACGCCCAATGGCCAGAAGGTCACGATCCTGCTTGAGGAGCTGCTAGCCGCCGGGCACGCCGCCGAATACGACGCATGGTTGATCCGCATCGGCGAAGGCGACCAGTTCGGCTCCGGCTTCGTCGAGGTCAACCCGAACTCCAAGATCCCGGCGCTGATGGACCGCTCTGGCGAGACCCCGGTGCGCGTCTTCGAATCTGGTGCCATCCTGATGCACCTTGCCGAGAAATTTGGCGCCTTCCTCGGCGATTCGGCAAAGCGGCCCGAGATGCTGTCCTGGCTGTTCTGGCAGATGGGCAGCGCGCCCTATCTGGGCGGCGGCTTCGGGCATTTCTACGCCTATGCGCCCTACAAGATGGAATACCCCATCGATCGCTTCGCCATGGAGGTCAAACGCCAGCTCGACGTGCTGGACCGGCATCTTGCGGACAATCGCTTCATGACCGGCGACGACTACACCATCGCCGATATCGCGATCTGGCCGTGGTACGGGCGCACAGTGCATGGCGAAAGCTACGACGCCGGAGAATTCCTTGACGTCGGCATCTACAAGAACGTGATCCGCTGGGCCGACGAGATCCTCGAACGCCCCGCCGTACAGCGCGGACGGATGGTCAACAAGACCTCCGGCGATCCGACGCAGCAACTGCACGAACGCCATGACGCGAGCGATTTCGACACCAAGACGCAGGACAAGATCGGCTGA
- the hisG gene encoding ATP phosphoribosyltransferase — translation MTVKLGVPSKGRLMEKTFDWFGARGIGLARTGSDREYSGAVEGIGGVELVLLSAGEIPRDLASGRIHLGVTGTDLVQEKLVQWEQKVEPLAELGFGHADLIVAVPQCWVDVDTLDDLDAAAAAFRARHGFRMRVATKYHRLVRAYLHQGGVSDYQLVDSQGATEGTVKNLTAEAIADITSTGETLRANHLKILCEEPVLRSQATLFRSRVASLAQGQRDTLRSLVERLGL, via the coding sequence ATGACCGTCAAGCTGGGGGTGCCGTCCAAGGGGCGGCTGATGGAAAAGACCTTCGACTGGTTCGGCGCGCGCGGCATCGGGCTGGCGCGCACCGGATCGGACCGTGAGTATTCCGGCGCCGTCGAGGGCATCGGGGGCGTCGAACTGGTCCTGCTGTCGGCGGGGGAAATCCCGCGGGACCTGGCCTCTGGCCGCATCCACCTTGGCGTCACCGGCACCGATCTGGTGCAGGAGAAGCTGGTGCAGTGGGAACAGAAGGTCGAACCCCTTGCGGAACTGGGCTTTGGCCATGCGGACCTGATCGTGGCAGTGCCGCAGTGCTGGGTGGACGTCGATACGCTGGACGATCTGGACGCGGCGGCGGCGGCCTTCCGGGCGCGGCACGGGTTCCGGATGCGGGTGGCGACGAAATATCACCGGCTGGTGCGGGCCTACCTGCACCAGGGCGGCGTCTCGGATTACCAGCTGGTGGACAGCCAGGGCGCGACGGAAGGCACGGTGAAGAACCTCACCGCCGAGGCCATCGCCGACATCACCTCGACCGGTGAGACCCTGCGGGCGAACCACCTGAAAATCCTCTGCGAGGAGCCGGTTTTGCGCTCTCAGGCGACGTTGTTCCGGTCACGGGTGGCGTCGCTGGCGCAGGGGCAGCGCGACACGCTGCGCAGCCTCGTGGAGCGGCTGGGTCTCTGA
- a CDS encoding ATP phosphoribosyltransferase regulatory subunit, whose amino-acid sequence MTLAAEKARALDLRQRFEAAGAQPVDCAILQPGGTLLDLYGEDIRTRAYVTTDPVQGEVMLRPDFTVPVVEAHMRDGAEPARYTYAGEVFRRQEEHPERTSEYHQVGFEVFDRADPAAADAEVFARFAEILAPYALRPVTGDIGILTAAVAGLRTTDNRRAALMRHIWRPRRFRALLDRFSGRAPVPASRAALLAEDDPMARAEPLIGLRDGAEIADRIAALREDAAQPPLSREEVALLEGLLKVSETCPHALEHLRDIAVDLPAIAEAVDRFAARIAALSARGVAVETLHFEASYGRSSMEYYDGFVFGFVAPGRPGWPVVASGGRYDALTRQLGQGSAIPAVGGVIRAGLLLELEGGA is encoded by the coding sequence ATGACGCTGGCCGCTGAAAAGGCCCGGGCGCTGGACCTGCGGCAGCGCTTCGAGGCGGCGGGCGCGCAACCGGTGGACTGCGCCATTCTGCAACCGGGGGGCACGCTGCTGGACCTCTATGGCGAGGACATCCGCACCCGCGCCTATGTCACCACCGACCCGGTGCAGGGCGAGGTCATGCTGCGGCCCGACTTCACCGTGCCGGTGGTCGAGGCGCATATGCGGGACGGCGCCGAACCGGCGCGCTACACCTACGCGGGCGAGGTCTTTCGGCGGCAGGAAGAGCACCCCGAGCGCACCTCGGAATACCATCAGGTCGGCTTCGAGGTCTTCGACCGGGCCGATCCGGCGGCGGCGGATGCCGAGGTCTTCGCACGCTTTGCCGAGATCTTGGCTCCTTACGCGCTGCGGCCTGTCACCGGCGATATCGGCATCCTGACGGCGGCGGTGGCGGGGCTGCGGACCACGGACAACCGGCGCGCCGCGCTGATGCGCCACATCTGGCGGCCCCGGCGGTTCCGGGCGCTGCTCGACCGGTTCTCGGGGCGTGCGCCGGTGCCTGCCTCGCGGGCTGCGCTGCTGGCGGAAGACGATCCCATGGCCCGGGCGGAACCGCTGATCGGCCTGCGCGACGGCGCCGAAATAGCCGACCGCATCGCGGCGCTGCGCGAGGACGCGGCCCAGCCGCCCCTGTCCCGCGAAGAGGTTGCGCTGCTGGAAGGGCTTCTGAAGGTCTCGGAAACCTGCCCGCACGCGCTGGAGCACCTGCGCGACATCGCCGTGGACCTGCCCGCCATCGCCGAGGCTGTGGACCGGTTCGCGGCCAGGATCGCGGCCCTGTCGGCGCGCGGGGTCGCGGTGGAGACGCTGCATTTCGAGGCCAGCTACGGGCGCTCGTCGATGGAATATTACGACGGGTTCGTCTTCGGCTTCGTGGCCCCCGGGCGGCCCGGCTGGCCGGTGGTCGCCAGCGGCGGGCGCTACGACGCCCTGACGCGCCAACTGGGGCAGGGCAGCGCCATCCCCGCCGTCGGCGGGGTGATCCGAGCCGGCCTGCTTCTGGAACTGGAGGGCGGCGCATGA
- the hisS gene encoding histidine--tRNA ligase, translating into MAKDKKAPRPKAQTPKGFRDYFGAEVTERAEMLATIAGVYRHYGFDALESSGVETVEALGKFLPDVDRPNEGVFAWQDEDETWMALRYDLTAPLARVYAQHRNDLPLPYRRYAMGPVWRNEKPGPGRYRQFYQCDADTVGAATVAADAEICAMLADTLEKVGIPRGDYLIRVNNRKVLNGVLEAMGVSDEAQAADVLRTIDKFDKVGETGVRELLGKGRLDASGAYIDGVGLSDAQAEPVITFLTSKGADNAATLDNLRGAIGESTIGAEGVDELSQIADLLAAQGYGPDRIVIDPSVVRGLGYYTGPVFEAELTFEILDEKGRKRQFGSVAGGGRYDDLVKRFTGQAVPATGVSIGVDRLLAALREKGRLTSTEQGPVVVTVMDRDRMADYQAMVADLRQAGIRAEVYLGNPKNFGNQLKYADKRASPVAVIEGGDEKDRGVVQIKDLILGAKMAENATLEEWKDRPSQYEVPRADLVAKVREILDLYS; encoded by the coding sequence ATGGCCAAAGACAAGAAAGCCCCGCGCCCCAAGGCCCAGACGCCGAAGGGCTTCCGCGACTATTTCGGCGCCGAGGTCACCGAGCGTGCCGAGATGCTGGCGACCATCGCCGGGGTCTACCGCCATTACGGCTTCGACGCGCTGGAAAGCTCGGGCGTCGAGACGGTCGAGGCGCTGGGCAAGTTCCTGCCCGACGTGGACCGCCCGAACGAGGGCGTCTTCGCATGGCAGGACGAAGACGAGACATGGATGGCGCTGCGCTACGACCTGACGGCGCCCTTGGCCCGCGTCTACGCGCAGCACCGCAACGACCTGCCGCTGCCCTACCGGCGCTATGCCATGGGACCGGTCTGGCGCAACGAGAAGCCCGGGCCGGGACGCTACCGCCAGTTCTACCAGTGCGATGCCGACACGGTGGGCGCGGCGACGGTGGCTGCGGATGCCGAGATCTGCGCCATGCTGGCGGACACGCTGGAGAAGGTGGGCATTCCGCGCGGCGACTACCTGATCCGGGTCAACAACCGGAAGGTTCTGAACGGTGTGCTGGAGGCCATGGGCGTAAGCGACGAGGCGCAGGCGGCGGACGTGCTGCGCACCATCGACAAGTTCGACAAGGTCGGCGAGACTGGCGTGCGCGAGTTGCTCGGCAAGGGGCGGCTGGACGCCTCGGGCGCCTATATCGACGGCGTCGGACTGAGCGATGCGCAGGCCGAGCCGGTGATCACCTTCCTGACCTCGAAGGGGGCGGACAATGCCGCCACGCTGGACAACCTGCGCGGAGCCATCGGGGAAAGCACCATTGGCGCGGAAGGGGTCGACGAACTGTCTCAGATCGCCGACCTGCTGGCCGCCCAAGGCTACGGCCCCGACCGTATCGTCATCGACCCCTCGGTCGTGCGCGGCCTCGGTTACTACACCGGGCCGGTCTTCGAGGCGGAGCTGACCTTCGAGATCCTCGACGAGAAGGGCCGCAAGCGGCAGTTCGGCTCCGTCGCGGGCGGCGGGCGCTATGACGACCTCGTCAAGCGTTTCACCGGGCAGGCGGTGCCTGCCACCGGGGTCTCCATCGGCGTCGACCGGCTGCTGGCCGCGCTGCGCGAGAAGGGGCGCCTGACCTCGACAGAGCAGGGGCCCGTCGTCGTCACTGTCATGGACCGCGACCGCATGGCCGATTATCAGGCCATGGTCGCCGACCTCAGGCAGGCGGGCATCCGGGCCGAGGTCTACCTCGGCAATCCGAAGAATTTCGGCAACCAGCTGAAATACGCGGACAAGCGGGCCAGCCCCGTGGCCGTGATCGAGGGCGGGGATGAGAAGGACCGCGGCGTGGTTCAGATCAAGGACCTGATCCTCGGCGCGAAGATGGCCGAGAATGCCACGCTCGAGGAATGGAAGGACCGGCCCAGCCAGTACGAGGTGCCGCGCGCGGACCTCGTGGCGAAGGTCCGCGAGATCCTGGACCTGTATTCATGA
- a CDS encoding SlyX family protein, whose protein sequence is MTDPADRTTVIEERLADLMRTVEDLSETVARQDREIDRLTARVERLVRREAEREAEGSGGVVLGDERPPHY, encoded by the coding sequence ATGACCGACCCGGCAGACCGGACAACCGTGATCGAGGAACGCCTCGCCGACCTGATGCGCACGGTCGAGGACCTGTCCGAGACGGTGGCCCGGCAGGACCGCGAGATCGACCGCCTGACCGCCCGGGTCGAGCGGCTGGTCCGGCGCGAGGCGGAACGCGAGGCCGAAGGTTCGGGCGGCGTGGTGCTGGGCGACGAGCGGCCACCACACTACTGA